One window of the Hemiscyllium ocellatum isolate sHemOce1 unplaced genomic scaffold, sHemOce1.pat.X.cur. scaffold_3461_pat_ctg1, whole genome shotgun sequence genome contains the following:
- the LOC132813205 gene encoding CCAAT/enhancer-binding protein epsilon-like has translation GPLPVTSSATVSAVGGDRSAPGCKGKKTLNKDTVEYRLRRERNNIAVRKSRDKAKRRNLETQQKALQYLSENERLRSKVEQLTQELETLRGIFRQLPEAGLTQQRP, from the coding sequence GGACCGCTCCCGGTCACCTCCTCAGCGACAGTTTCGGCAGTGGGAGGTGACCGCTCGGCCCCGGGCTGCAAGGGCAAGAAGACGCTGAACAAGGACACCGTGGAGTACCGACTGAGGCGGGAGAGGAACAACATTGCCGTGAGGAAAAGCCGCGATAAAGCCAAACGCCGGAACTTGGAGACCCAGCAGAAAGCTCTCCAGTACCTCAGCGAGAACGAGAGGTTGCGCTCCAAGGTTGAACAGCTCACCCAGGAACTGGAGACCCTCCGCGGAATCTTCCGGCAACTCCCCGAGGCCGGCCTCACCCAGCAGAGACCCtag